CAATAAAGACGCCGAGAAGCAATTAAATGAAGGTAACTTTGAACGGGCATTTAAAAGTAAAATGATTGCGAAAGAAATTCAAAAGTTAGCGAGTGAGAAACTACAAACGGCACTAAAATAAAAAGCCTGCCAACTGCATTATTCCATTAATCCTCTACCCGTCTTTTTCAACTCTCCATTGGCCTTAAAATCAGCCAAGAGCTTATCTAAAATGCCGTTCACAAAAATCTGGCTTTTGGGAGTGCTGTAATTTTTTGAAAGTTCGATGTATTCGTTTAGGGAAACTTTGGTTGGGATGTTTGAAAAATTCAGAATTTCAGTAATGGCCATTTTCATGAGCAGCACGTCCATCATGGCAATACGCTCCACTTCCCAATTTTGTGTTTTTTCGCCAATTAGTTTTTCATAGGCTTGGTTGTTCAAAACTGTTTTTCGAAACAAATCTACCATGAATGCACGATCGTCTTTCTCATCCTTATATAAAGGCAGCAAAAAACTCTCCTCCGGCTTTGCTTCCTGAATTTGGCGTATGGTTTTAATGGCCATCGAAAAAGCCAAATCAAAATCATCGGTCCAAATAATGCTTTTTTCTTCAAAAAAATAGTTGAGTGGTTCAAAGTCTTCTAAAACAATCTTCACCACCTTGGCCATAAAATCACGGTCTTGAATAAAATTGCTTTCACCCAAACTCATATATTGGCTGTAAAGCTCACTGGCCTTCACTTCCAGAAAAATCTTTTTAATAAGCTCCTGTTCGTTGGCCCAAGAAATTTTATAGGTATTTATTGCCGTTTGAAAGGATTTATTGGCCGCAACTGCTGCACTTAATTTATTTTCGACAAACTTTGTATTGGGATTCAAGTCCTCTTTGGTGGGCAAACGCTTTAATTTTGCATCTTCCAATGTTTTAGCCGCATAATCAGCCAGTTCAGGAACCAAGGAAAGAATAAAAATATAGAGTTCGTAAACCTTATCAATGCTGGCATGCAGTTGCCTCTCCGCCTTTTGCAAATCATTGTTATCTGCCTGAAAAAAGGCGTATAAGGCCTGCATTACTTTAATCCGTAAGTGTCGTCTGTTTAGCATTAAATAAGGAAAAGAACGTGAGTGTAGTACTAATAAGGTATTATTTTGAGCTGGCTATTTTATCTGATATACGCTTTTTAGCCATAATCTTAGCCGCTTCAATGGTAGTGATATTCTCCGCCTTTGCTTTCTTCAAAATTTCGGAGGTTACATCGTATATTTTTTCTGCTTGCGCCAAGGCCTTTTCACGGTTGTATCCATGCAATTCGGAATACACGTTGATTAATCCACCTGCATTAATTAAAAAATCAGGTGCCCAGATGATGCCTCTGTCTTTGCAAATGTTACCGTGTACTACTTCATCCCACAACTGGTTGTTTGCAGCTCCTGCGATGATAGAGCATTTTAATTTTGGTAAGGTCTCGGAGTTAACTGTTCCGCCTAGAGCGCAAGGAGCATAAATGTCCATATCCACGTCGTAAGCTTTATCGGCATCCACAATTGTTGCGCCGGTCTCCGCGCTCAATTCTTTTAATCGCTCTAAGTTAATATCGGTAATACTTACAATTGCATTTTCTTTTTTCAATAAGCGAATCAGGTTTTCACCTACATGACCCACACCTTGCACCATAATTTTTTTACCGCTAAGGCTATCATTTCCCCACATTTCTTTTGCACTGGCTTTCATCCCCATGTAAACCCCTAGAGCAGTAACCGGAGAGGGATCTCCACCTCCACCCATCGTTTCGGGCAAACCGGTAACATAATTGGTTTCCATTTTCACGTATTCCATGTCTTTGGTACCAATTCCAACATCTTCAGCAGTAATATATTTCCCGCCAAGACTATTTACAAACTGGCCGAATTTGCGCATTAACGCTTCATTTTTCATGGTTTTAGAATCACCAATAATAACAGCCTTTCCACCACCCAAATCCAAACCCGAAATAGCTGCTTTATAAGTCATCCCGCGTGAAAGGCGCAGCACATCTGTTAGCGCTTGCTCTTCATTTTCGTAAGCCCACATACGTGTTCCGCCCAAGGCAGGTCCAAGTACAGTATTGTGAATGGCAATAATTGCCTTTAATCCGGTAGCATTATCATTGCAAAAAACTACTTGCTCATGATTGTGAATTGACATTTGTGATAGAACCATTTTTTTTTCGGTATTTGTTTCAACTATAGGGTTTGTTAAAGCCATGACTGAAGGGTGTTTTGGTTAGATTTTATTTCTCTGATTTGTATGGAGAAAATGCCCTGCTTTATTCTGTTTTTTTTATTAAGACGGCACAAAAGTAGGTTTATTTTTTAATGCCACAAATGTTTCCTCGATAATGTAATTTAGTTAAGCTTAAAAGAGACTTAACTGCATCGTTTGCATGCCCTTTATTTTTATATTTTTTTGGATTGCGCCCTTGGCTACTATTTCAAACACCTCTGATTCTTGGAACCGAGAAGCGATTTCTACTTGCGTAGAACCGGCATGCTTTATAAATAAATTTCGAACCAATTCTATTTCATTGTTTTCTTGTGATAAGTGAGAAAGCAATAAATGACTAATATTTGCCGGGCGATGTTTAATAAATAATTCTAATGCTTGTGCATTCGATAAGTGGCCGGCTTTTCCCGCAATTCGCTTTTTTAAATGAAGCGGATAATGTCCGCTCTCGAGCATTTGCTCATCATAATTAGCTTCCAAAAATGCAGCATTACAGCTCGAAAAATGGCTAATCACATTTTTGCAGGCATGCCCAATATCTGTAATTACCGCCACTCGTGTTCCTTTATGTGTTATGGTAAAGCTATATGGATCGGCTGCATCGTGGTGTTTGCTGAATGGATGTATGCTTAAGTTTCCAATAGAAATAGGCACATCTTCTTCAAAATCCTGAATCAAATGTTCCTTTATTTTTAAGTTGGAATTTCCTAAAGTACGGTTACTAATATAAACAGGTATATCATGCTTTTTCGATAACACTTCAACACCTTTTATGTGATCCGTGTGCTCGTGCGAAATAAAAATGGCCTTTATACGATCTAGCTGCAACCCCAAGCGATTCAAGCGAAGTTCCGTTTCTTTACAATTTAATCCTACATCAATTAAAACTGCCTCCTCGTGATTGCCTACATAGTAGCAATTGCCATTACTTCCCGAATTAAGTGAACTTATAAAAAGCGACATATTTTGCAAAGAAAAGAAATATTAAGCTGATATTTTTTAATATATTCGTTTGTTAATTTATACTTACGTTTAATTAAATATGAGAAATAAACGCTGCCCCAAAAATGCTAACATTATGACCTTAAAGGCTTGCCAATTGCTGCTTACAGGAGTATTACTACTATGTAATCAAATTATAAAAGCGCAAAATTATCCGAGCTTTACTGCTCAGGTTTTTGATAGCACTTCAAGTGGTTATTATTTTACATCGGTCAATAAATTTGGGAGCCCAACTTATCCACAAACTCAATTTATTTTAGATGGACAAGGGAATGTGGTATTTTACAATTCTGTTTTTTCATCGGATTATAAAATACAAGACAATGGAATGATTTCATATAGTAACGCAAGTAAATTTTACCTCCTTGACAGTACCTTCATGAAACGCGATTCGGTGCGTTGTAAAAATGGGATACAGCACGATGGTCATGATTTGCAGATTTTACCGAACGGCCATTATTTGCTGTTGGGAATGGAAAATGTAACCATGGATTTAAGCGGGTACAATTTATTTAGTGGGAATGGAAGCCCGGGAAGTACTACTGCAAACGTTAAAGCCGGAGTTATTCAAGAGCAGGATGCAACTAAACAAGTAGTATTTGAGTGGCATGCCAAAGATCATTTTTCCTTTGCTGATGTGGATGTGGCCCGTTTGTTTGGTCCGGCCAATGTGGATTGGACACATTGCAATGCCGTGGAATTGGATACCGATGGCAATTTACTTCTCTCTTCCCGTCATTTTAATGAAATCACAAAAATCAACCGTAACACCGGCGCGGTGATGTGGCGATTGGGTGGCAATGCCAATCAATTTACCTTTATTAATGATTCGCTCAAATTTGCCGGACAACACGATATTCGACGCTTAGCAAATGGGAACATTAGTCTTTTCGATAATGGTAAAAATGGAGTTCCAATGCATCCGGCTGCAGCAAAAGAGTATCAAATAGATGAACAAAATTTAACAGCTACATTGGTATGGAGTTATGTGAATAACCCTTTAACCAATAGTACAGCAATGGGAAATGCGCAACGTTTGGTCAATGGTAACACGTTAGTTAATTATGGCAATGTAGTAGATGGCGATGTTGTATTTAATTTGGTGAAACCTTCGGGTGCAAAAGTTTTTGAGCTTCGATTCGACGATTCTCTGGCGGCATACCGCTCCTATGCTTACCCTTCGCTTCCATGGAATTTAAATCGTCCGGTTATTACTTGTGCGCAAAACGGTGCCAATTATTATTTAGATGCCGGTAGCGGGCATGCCTCTTATATCTGGAATACCGGTGCAACTACCCAACAAATTCAAGTAACTGATACCGGTAAATATTGGGTTTTTGTGCCAAAAGGAGTGGGTGGCTTTATCAGTTCTGAAGCAGTTACTGTTAGTAATCTGGTGAATCCTTGCGGCACGCTAACCGGAATTGCAAATGTGGAACCTATCCATCCATTCGAATTGATACCTAATCCTGTGCAAGATAAACTCACGCTTCAGTTCACCAACACGCATGCCTTGGCCGACAAGGTTTTTATTTATAATTCGAATGGCGATTGCGTGGCTGCAACACATACCGATGTTGCAAATGAGCTAAGTTTAGATGTATCAACCTACAAACCGGGTGTATATTGTATCCGTTACAAGGAATTCAGTAAAAAATGGATTAAATTGTAAAACTGCAACAGCGTAAATGTTTCGATCTAAATGAAAAAGCTTTGTATAATTCGTCATGCAAAAACAGAAGTGCAGCAACAAGGTCAACTCGATTTTGACCGAAAGCTTGCAAAAAGGGCCTATGAAGACGTACCCCAAATTGCTCATTTGCTAAAAGACAAAAAAATTTCGCCCGATTTAATCTTAAGTAGTCCGGCTATGCGTGCTATTAGTACAGCACACCTATTTTCGGAAAAGTTGCATTATCCGGAGCACAAAATTGAACAAAACTCTTTAATCTATAATGCTTCTGTAAGTACTCTACTAAAAGTGATTCAAGGTATTTCTGATGATTACAAAACAGTGTTTTTAGTTGGGCATAACCCGGGAATGACATTGCTAGCCAACTTGTTGTGTATGCCTCCAATTTTACATATTCCTACTTCGGGTGCGGTTTATATTGATCTGCAAACCAAGCATTGGTCGCATGTGAAAGCCCTTTGCGGGAAGCAGGAGTTTTTTATTCACCCGCATTGATTAGCTGATGAGTTGATTAGCTGATTAGCTTATTAGCAGATTAGCAGATTAGCTAATTTGTTGCATTTTGTATCCCCCGCTGGCGGGGGTAGGGGGTGGAATGGAACGCTTTTCTGTTGATTAGCTTATTGGATAGATTTTGTGATAATCACCTCTATGTGAACCTATGTTAGCTATGCTTCTATGTGTTTAAAAGAATCTGATTTTAACCGAAAATTAGCTTATTGAACGCTGATTTGTTATGATGATTATGATTTTTATAGGATAGTTTTATGGAAGGTGGATTTGGACGAATCAGTATTTTGATTTTGTTTGGGTTTTGTGAATTTACCGCTTATTCACAAAAATTAGTTTCGGGCGAATATGGCAATGGATTGAAGTTAGGATTCGATTCAGTGCAAAACAAACTTAGCGGTTACTATGAAAATTATTCGGGTTGGGACGAATTAACCAAAACCCCGCGCTTTGCATGTAACTTTTATTTTGAGTCCATCCTTGCAGGGGATAGCCTTGAAATAAACACCTATTATCCTGGCGAAAAAATAAGCGATCTAATTAAAGGAACACTTAAAATAAATAGCTACAACTTACTGTCTATCAAATTACAAGAAGAACATGGTGGTTGCTGGAATGTGCAGCATTTTGCCGATGCGCCGATAATCTTTGAATTAGAAAAAAAGCAGGATTGGATTCAAATCCGTTATGTGGAAACTCCTAAAACTTATTTTTATTCTGCCGCATCCGATAATAAAAAAACAAAAGCTTACCTGGTAAAAAATGATGTTGTTTGTATTCAACGCATCGAAGGCGATTGGGGCTATGGCACTTATTATGGGGATAAAAAAATAAGTAAAGGCTGGATTCGGCTTAGTGATTTGAATTTACTTTAAGCTAATCGATTAGCTATATTAATTTCTCAGCCCTCTGCGTCCTTTGCACCTTCTCCGCGAACACTGCGGTAAAAAACGATAGCAATTTTCAATTATTATAAGTTTAAATGCAAAAAATTACCCTAGTGGTATTTAATTATCTTTGCGCCCTCAAAAAAATAATGTGATGTCGGCTAAGGAAGAAATAGAAAGACGTAGAACCTTTGGAATTATTAGTCACCCCGATGCGGGTAAAACAACTTTAACAGAAAAGCTTTTGCTTTTTGGTGGTGCCATTCAAACGGCAGGTGCTGTTAAATCCAATAAAAACAGCAAAGCAGCCACTTCCGATTTTATGGAAATTGAGCGACAACGCGGAATCTCCGTAGCTACTTCCGTAATGGGATTTGATTATAAAGGCGTTAAAATTAACCTTTTGGATACTCCCGGTCACCAGGATTTTTGTGAAGATACTTACCGAACCCTTACTGCTGTAGACAGTGTTATCATGGTGATTGATTGCGTGAAAGGAGTAGAAAGTCAAACCGAAAAATTATTGGAAGTATGCCGTATGCGCAACACTCCGGTGATTGTGTTCATCAATAAGCTCGACCGTGAAGGCCGCGATCCTTTTGATTTATTGGATGAAATCGAGAGTAAATTAAAAATAAATGTTTGCCCACTCAGTTGGCCTATCAGCATGGGTAAAACCTTTAAAGGAGTATATTCTCTTTTCGAGAAAAGCCTATTACTCTTCGCGCCAAGCGGGGCTAAATTAGAAAAAGACACTTTCGAAATAAAAGACATAAACGACCCCAAAATTGATGAAATGATTGGTGAACGCTATTCCTCTAAATTGCGCGAAGATGTGGATTTACTGAGTGTGTATCCCGAATTTCACAAACAAGATTATTTGGATGGTAAAATTTCGCCGGTATTTTTTGGAAGTGCAGTCAATAACTTTGGAATCAGGGAGTTACTCGATTGTTTTATACAAATAGCCCCCACTCCGCTTTCGCGTGAAACCGATGTGCGAGTGATTAAACCGGAAGAAAATAAATTTACCGGATTTGTGTTTAAAATACATGCGAATATGGATGCCCGGCATAGAGATAGATTAGCTTTTGTGCGCGTGTGCAGCGGAAAATTTGAACGAAATACCAATTACTACCATTCGAGGTTAGCCAAGCAGTTAAAATTTAGCAACCCTACAGCATTTATGGCCCAAGAAAAAACAATAATCGAGGCTGCTTACCCGGGAGATATTGTGGGCTTATACGACACCGGAAATTTTAAAATTGGTGACACATTGACACAGGGCGAGAAACTAAACTTTAAAGGAATACCCAGCTTTTCACCTGAACTGTTTCGTTATGTAATTAATGCCGACCCAATGAAATCCAAACAGTTAGCAAAAGGGCTTGAGCAATTAACAGACGAAGGAGTTGCACAGTTGTTTACAAAAATGAGCAATGCTGCAAAGATATTAGGTACGGTTGGAGCACTTCAGTTTGAGGTAATTCAGTACCGACTAAACAGTGAATACAGTGCCTCTTGTAATTTTGAATCGATGAACTTGCATAAGGCATGTTGGGTAACTTGTAAAGACAAGAAAAAACTTCAAGCTTTTGTGGACGATAAATTTCAGCACATGGCCAAGGATAAGGAAGACAATTTTGTATTCTTAGCCGAAAGTGCCTGGGCTTTACAGATGGCTCAAGAGAAAAATCCGGATATTGAGTTTCATTTTACTTCTGAGTATTAGATTTTAGATGTGAGTAGTGAGTAGTGAGACGCGAGTACAAAGTACAAAGCTTTAATTTAATCCCAAGGCTTAGCAATACTTAACCGTTAAATTTAGTGAATTAGTAAGGATTCGTTATTCGTAACCTGCAATGATTAGTTAACTTTAGCATTTCGTAAATTCGTATTGATTCGTTATCCGTAACCATTAATGATTCGTAAAGAGTTCATGCCATTTTGTAAATTCGCAGCTTATTGTAAATAATATTTCTAAAATCATCTCTTAAAATAAAAACTATGAAAAGAACAGCAACAGCCAACTGGAAAGGTTCCGGTAAAGAAGGAAAAGGAACAGTATCCACACAAAGTGGTGTGTTAAAAAGTAATCAATATTCATTTGGAAGCCGTTTTGAAGAAGGTATTGGAACCAATCCCGAAGAGTTAATTGGAGCAGCCCATGCAGGTTGTTTCAGTATGAAGCTAAGCTTTGTTTTAGGCGCTGCCGGCTTCACTCCCGATAACATCGATACCAAGGCAACTGTGAATTTGGAGAATGGAACGATTGATAAAATTCACCTGGAAGTAACCGCTACTATACCCGGGATTACAGTTGAAAAATTTAGCGAATGTGTTGCGGAAGCAAAGGTAAATTGCCCTGTTTCTAAACTTTTAAATGCAGAGATTACGGTGCAATCGTTATTGAATTCCTAGTTCAATACTCCTCTATCTTTCAGCCAATGTATTGCTATTTAATGCAATGCATTGGCTGTTTTTTTGTGCGAAAGAATTTGTACTTGGACGCTAGCAGATTTTAAAAATCAACATATTTTGAATTCCCAAAAACTCTTAAATCCAAATCAAAAGCCACTAAAACAGCATTTCCACAGCCAATAATTTTTTTACCTTTGAAGCCCTTATGCAGTTTATTTATCCGGGATTTCTGTTTGCCCTTTCAGCACTGGCCATTCCTATTATCATTCATCTTTTTAATTTTCGCAAATTCAAGCGTATTTATTTTACCAACGTAAAATTTTTACGTGAAATTAAGCAAGAAACCCAGTCGAAATCACAACTTAAACATCTATTGGTGTTGCTTGCGCGAATGTTGGCCTTGGCATTTTTAGTATTTGCCTTTGCGCAACCTTTTATCCCTCAAACCAAAACTACACAACTCAGCAATGAAGAAGCTGTAAGTATCTTTATTGATAATTCCTTCAGCATGGATGCGCAAGGCAAGGCGGGTAGTTTGCTGGAGCAAGCCAAAAAAACTGCGGTTGAGATTTTAGCGGCATATAAACCAAGTGATCGCTTTCAACTGCTAACGAATGACTTTGAGGCTAAACACCAACGACTTTTAACCAAAGAGGAGTTTTTAGAATCACTTCAGGAAATAAAAAGCTCGGCACGTGTAAAATCAGTGAGCGAGGTGCTATCGCGTCAGGCGGATTTATTGGCAGCCAGCCCTACAAAAAGCAAGTGTGCCTATGTCATTTCAGATTTCCAGAAATCGAATTTTAGCTTGAGCAATGTAACTCCTGACACGGCTTTAAAAGTGCGGCTAATTCCCATTCAGAGCAATAGTCGCAACAACCTGTTTATCGATTCCTGTTGGTTTGAAACTCCTTCGCGACAGCTCAATAAACCTGAGGTATTAACTGTGCGGGTTACTAATGTTTCAGATGTAGCAGTAGAAAATGCTCCCATAAAACTCTTTTTAAATAAAAAACAAAAGGCCTTAGCCAGCTTTTCGCTCGACGCCAATACAAGTGCTGAAGTTAAATTAACCTTCACCTGCAAGGAAATCGGGATTCAAAATGCACAAGTACAACTTACGGATTTCCCGGTAACCTTTGACGATAGCTATTATTTTTCTTTTGAGGTTGCTCCAAAAATTCATGTTTTAGCCATTAATGGATTAACTGAAAACAATTCAATTTCAACACTTTTTAAAAATGATTCTGTTTTTACCCTAAGCAATGCTTTCGAAAAAAACATTGATTATTCTTCACTTCAAAAAAATGAACTCATTGTATTGAATGAGCTCACAACTGTTTCTAGCGGTTTAAGTCAAGAGCTTAATAAATTTGTGAGCAAAGGCGGAAGTTTATTGGTGTTTCCTGCAATTGAAATGGATTTGGTTTCTTACCAAAATTTTCTTTCGCCCCTACCTGCTAACTATTTTACGGGACTCGATACAGCAAGAACACGTGTTGATAAAATTAATTTTGCACATCCTCTCTACGCCGGTGTTTTTGATAAAAAAAGGAAGCCCACAGCTAACATCGATTTGCCAATTGTGCACCAACATTATGTTCTAAATAAAGCTTCACATTCCAATCTAGAATACTTGCTTAAAATGCAAAATGGGGACGTTTTTATTGGTAAAAACAAAGTTGTAAAAGGTCAGGTATATGTGTGTTCGGTGCCACTGGATGCTCGGTTTAGTAATCTTACCAAGCATGCCATGTTTGTGCCTACACTTTATAATATTGCATTGTATAGTGTAGTTCCCTCGCAATTATTTTACACCCTTGGCAAAGATGAATCGGTTGAGCTTCCTGCTGCAGTTTTAGGCACAGAAGAAGTATATCATCTAAAAAGTACAAGTGCAAATTTTGATATAATTCCGGAGCATAAAACCACACAAAATGGGACTTCTATCCTTTTGCACAATCAAGTGGCTGTGGCCGATAATTATTTGGTACTAGCCGGCAAAGATTCGGTAATGGGACTTGGATTTAATTACGATCGAAAGGAATCCAATCTCGAATGCTTAAGTACAGAAGAATTAGAAACCCAACTTTCGAAAGCTGAATTTTCAAATTTTTCGTTACTTTCGGGGACGGTGAAAGCGTTTAGCAATTCATTGCGTGAAATGAACCAAGGGAAGCGCTATTGGAAATGGTGCATTGTGCTTGCCTTACTTTTTTTAGCTGTGGAAGGTGCTTTAATTCGATTTTGGAAATAACAAAAAACAAAAATTCGTTCTTTGTGTTAGTTTCTCCGTTTCAAACGCAATGCATTTTTTTATTTTTTTTCGGATGAATGATTTACAAGGCATAATAGTTAAAAAAACATACCTATGGATTTACTGATTAAGTCAGCAAAAATAGTGGATTCAACCTCCGCGTGGAATGGAAAAAAATCGGACATCTTAATTGAAAATGGGTATATAAAAAAAATTGGTACCGACCTTAAAGTTGAAAAATCGTTCCCTGTATTTGAAGCTGCTGATTTACATGTTTCCATTGGTTGGTTTGATCTTCAGGTAAATTTTAACGATCCAGGATTGGAGCATAAAGAAGATTTACAAAGTGGTTGCAAAGCAGCTGCCTTTGGCGGATTTACAGGAGTAGCCTGTATGCCATCGAATCATACACCTACTCAAAGCAAATCGGAAGTTGAGTACATTTTAACAAAAACCAGAAATCAAGCAGTGGATGTATTTCCAATTGGTGCGCTTTCAAAAAATATGGAAGGCAAGGAAATGACAGAGCTATTTGATATGCATAGTGCCGGGGCAATTGCCTTTTCAGACAATAAAAAACCTATTTCGGATGCCGGGCTGCTCTCGCGTGCTTTGCTTTATGCAAAAGGGTTTGAGGCAAAGATTATACATTATCCTGAAGAAGCCCAACTTGCCCTTGGCGGGAAAATAAGCGAAGGTAAAATGAGTACCCATTTAGGCATTAAAGGCATTCCTGCACTAGCTGAAGAATTAATGGTGGCCCGTGACATTGCTTTGTGTGAATATAATTCCTACAGCATACATTTATCCAACATATCAACTGCAAAATCGGTGGAAATGGTTCGGGAAGCAAAGGAAAAAGGGATTAAGGTGAGTTGTGGAGTTGCCGTTCACAACCTGGTTGCAGATGAAACTGCGTTGAATGATTTTGATTCGAACTATAAGGTAAAGCCACCTTTGCGAACACTTGAGGATGTAGAAGCTTTATGGGCAGGTTTGCTCGATAATACTATTGACGTGATATGTAGCGATCACAGTCCGCAAGACATTGAAAGCAAGGAACGTGAATTTGATCATGCTGCTTTTGGCATGATAGGATTGGAAACCTGTTTTGGCTTGATTCAACTGGCTAATCAAAGGATGGAATTGCATCATTTGCTCGATAAAATTTCGCGTGCTCCGCGCAATATTGTTGCGCTTGAGGTTCCTGCTATTGAAGAAGGATCGGCCGCAAACCTTACTTTGTTTGCACCAAACACAAGCTGGAAATTCTCGGCGAATAACATACAATCCAAATCAAAAAACACCCCTTTTATTGGGAAGGAATTAAAGGGAAAAGTTTACGGCATTATAAATAAAAATCAATTTTTTAAAAATTAATTTTGGCTAAACGTTCCTTAGCCTGTTTGAATTCTGTAATCATCTGATGCATAATTTCAGCAGCCGGCTGAATGTCTTTTATAGCACTCGAAACTTGGCCAATTTCTAATTCACCTTGAATCATATCGCCTTCGAACATCCCTTTTTTGGCACGCGCTCTTCCTAAAATTTCCTTCAACTCATCTGCGGAAGCGCAGCGTTCATAAGCCTTTTGAATATCCAAATAAAATTCATTCTTCAAGAGTCTAACCGGTGTAATTTCCTTTAAAGTGAGCACGGTGTCGCCTTCAACAGCTGAGATTACCCTGTTTTTAAAATCAGGGTGAGCTGATGATTCTTCGCAGGCTACGAATCTACTTCCTACCTGCACTGCATCTGCGCCAAGCGCCATGACGGCTAACATTGCCGAACCTGAAGCAATTCCTCCGGCAGCAATAAGCGGTATGCTTACCGCTTCGCGTACAAGAGGTATCAAACAAAGTGTTGTTGTTTCTTCGCGACCGTTGTGCCCTCCGGCTTCAAAACCTTCGGCTACTACTGCATCTGCTCCAGCATCCTGAGCCTTTTTTGCAAACTTGGTATTGGACACAACATGCACTACGGTAATTCCTTTTGCTTTTAATTTGCTCGTCCATATTTGTGGATTACCGGCAGAAGTAAAAACTATTTTCACTCCCATTTCCATAATAATATCCATGTGTTCTTGAATATTTGGGTAAAGCAGCGGGATATTAACTGCAAATGGATTATCGGTAGCTTTTCGGCATTTTTCGATGTGTTCCTTAAGTACATGGGGATACATGGATCCGGCACCAATAATACCTAAACCACCTGCATTACTTACCGCAGCTGCGAGTCGCCAACCGCTACACCAAATCATGCCGGCCTGAATGATAGGATATTGAATTTTAAATAGTTCGCATATTGGGTTTGTGTTCATAAAATATGTGGAAAGTTTTGTTGATTATTATTTTTAAAAGCTTTTTTTTAAGGATAAATTTTTTATTTTTGTCACAATTCGACTATCTAAGAAAAAGCAAATTAATATTAATTATTTCGAAAATGCGTAAATTATTAC
This portion of the Bacteroidota bacterium genome encodes:
- a CDS encoding histidine phosphatase family protein, producing MKKLCIIRHAKTEVQQQGQLDFDRKLAKRAYEDVPQIAHLLKDKKISPDLILSSPAMRAISTAHLFSEKLHYPEHKIEQNSLIYNASVSTLLKVIQGISDDYKTVFLVGHNPGMTLLANLLCMPPILHIPTSGAVYIDLQTKHWSHVKALCGKQEFFIHPH
- a CDS encoding peptide chain release factor 3, with the protein product MSAKEEIERRRTFGIISHPDAGKTTLTEKLLLFGGAIQTAGAVKSNKNSKAATSDFMEIERQRGISVATSVMGFDYKGVKINLLDTPGHQDFCEDTYRTLTAVDSVIMVIDCVKGVESQTEKLLEVCRMRNTPVIVFINKLDREGRDPFDLLDEIESKLKINVCPLSWPISMGKTFKGVYSLFEKSLLLFAPSGAKLEKDTFEIKDINDPKIDEMIGERYSSKLREDVDLLSVYPEFHKQDYLDGKISPVFFGSAVNNFGIRELLDCFIQIAPTPLSRETDVRVIKPEENKFTGFVFKIHANMDARHRDRLAFVRVCSGKFERNTNYYHSRLAKQLKFSNPTAFMAQEKTIIEAAYPGDIVGLYDTGNFKIGDTLTQGEKLNFKGIPSFSPELFRYVINADPMKSKQLAKGLEQLTDEGVAQLFTKMSNAAKILGTVGALQFEVIQYRLNSEYSASCNFESMNLHKACWVTCKDKKKLQAFVDDKFQHMAKDKEDNFVFLAESAWALQMAQEKNPDIEFHFTSEY
- a CDS encoding OsmC family protein gives rise to the protein MKRTATANWKGSGKEGKGTVSTQSGVLKSNQYSFGSRFEEGIGTNPEELIGAAHAGCFSMKLSFVLGAAGFTPDNIDTKATVNLENGTIDKIHLEVTATIPGITVEKFSECVAEAKVNCPVSKLLNAEITVQSLLNS
- a CDS encoding aryl-sulfate sulfotransferase translates to MRNKRCPKNANIMTLKACQLLLTGVLLLCNQIIKAQNYPSFTAQVFDSTSSGYYFTSVNKFGSPTYPQTQFILDGQGNVVFYNSVFSSDYKIQDNGMISYSNASKFYLLDSTFMKRDSVRCKNGIQHDGHDLQILPNGHYLLLGMENVTMDLSGYNLFSGNGSPGSTTANVKAGVIQEQDATKQVVFEWHAKDHFSFADVDVARLFGPANVDWTHCNAVELDTDGNLLLSSRHFNEITKINRNTGAVMWRLGGNANQFTFINDSLKFAGQHDIRRLANGNISLFDNGKNGVPMHPAAAKEYQIDEQNLTATLVWSYVNNPLTNSTAMGNAQRLVNGNTLVNYGNVVDGDVVFNLVKPSGAKVFELRFDDSLAAYRSYAYPSLPWNLNRPVITCAQNGANYYLDAGSGHASYIWNTGATTQQIQVTDTGKYWVFVPKGVGGFISSEAVTVSNLVNPCGTLTGIANVEPIHPFELIPNPVQDKLTLQFTNTHALADKVFIYNSNGDCVAATHTDVANELSLDVSTYKPGVYCIRYKEFSKKWIKL
- a CDS encoding Glu/Leu/Phe/Val dehydrogenase: MVLSQMSIHNHEQVVFCNDNATGLKAIIAIHNTVLGPALGGTRMWAYENEEQALTDVLRLSRGMTYKAAISGLDLGGGKAVIIGDSKTMKNEALMRKFGQFVNSLGGKYITAEDVGIGTKDMEYVKMETNYVTGLPETMGGGGDPSPVTALGVYMGMKASAKEMWGNDSLSGKKIMVQGVGHVGENLIRLLKKENAIVSITDINLERLKELSAETGATIVDADKAYDVDMDIYAPCALGGTVNSETLPKLKCSIIAGAANNQLWDEVVHGNICKDRGIIWAPDFLINAGGLINVYSELHGYNREKALAQAEKIYDVTSEILKKAKAENITTIEAAKIMAKKRISDKIASSK
- the nusB gene encoding transcription antitermination factor NusB — encoded protein: MQALYAFFQADNNDLQKAERQLHASIDKVYELYIFILSLVPELADYAAKTLEDAKLKRLPTKEDLNPNTKFVENKLSAAVAANKSFQTAINTYKISWANEQELIKKIFLEVKASELYSQYMSLGESNFIQDRDFMAKVVKIVLEDFEPLNYFFEEKSIIWTDDFDLAFSMAIKTIRQIQEAKPEESFLLPLYKDEKDDRAFMVDLFRKTVLNNQAYEKLIGEKTQNWEVERIAMMDVLLMKMAITEILNFSNIPTKVSLNEYIELSKNYSTPKSQIFVNGILDKLLADFKANGELKKTGRGLME
- a CDS encoding MBL fold metallo-hydrolase — its product is MSLFISSLNSGSNGNCYYVGNHEEAVLIDVGLNCKETELRLNRLGLQLDRIKAIFISHEHTDHIKGVEVLSKKHDIPVYISNRTLGNSNLKIKEHLIQDFEEDVPISIGNLSIHPFSKHHDAADPYSFTITHKGTRVAVITDIGHACKNVISHFSSCNAAFLEANYDEQMLESGHYPLHLKKRIAGKAGHLSNAQALELFIKHRPANISHLLLSHLSQENNEIELVRNLFIKHAGSTQVEIASRFQESEVFEIVAKGAIQKNIKIKGMQTMQLSLF